The genomic region TGCACAGTTTTTATGCCGTTTAGGCTCGGGTAAGTGCGAGATAGATGCCTCGCCGCCTATCGGTCAAACCGTTTACATTAAATAATATGTACGCAATTGTAGAGATCAACGGTCAGCAGTTTAAGGTTGAAGAAGGCAAGAAACTCTTCGTCAATCATATCAAAGACGCTGAAGAAGGAAAGACCGTTGAGTTTGACAAAGTTCTGCTTTTAGACAACGACGGAACTGTAACAGTGGGTGCACCAACCATAAATGGTGCGAAAGTAGTGGCAGAAGTGTTGAACCCTTTGGTAAAAGGAGACAAGATTATCGTCTTCAAGATGAAGCGCCGCAAGGACTATCGCAAGAAGAATGGACATCGTTCGCACTTCACACAGGTAGAGATTAAAACAATTAACGCTTAAATTTAGGAGGACAAAGAATGGCTCATAAGAAAGGTGTCGGTAGTTCTAAGAACGGACGCGAATCACATTCAAAGCGTTTAGGTGTTAAAATCGGAGGTGGACAGAAGATTATTGCAGGCAACATCATAGTACGCCAGCGTGGTAACAGACACTATCCGGGAGAGAACGTAGCACAGGGTAAGGACGATACACTGTATGCCCTTGCAGATGGTATTGTCTATTTCCACAGGGGAAAGTACAACAAGAGCAAGGTCTCTGTACTCTCTGAAGAGGCTTACGCTGCTAAAACAAAAACACCGGAAGCGTAAAGCGAAACAAACAAAACTATTCCAAACAAACAACATAGTCCCGAATTTCCAATGGAAGTTCGGGATTTATGCGTCATAAAAGTATGGTTCGCTTGTCTTAAAGATTAGAGTTGTATGCGTAAAAACCTATGTATTGGCATTCTCCGTTGCACTGTTTTCTGCCAGATTATCTGCCCCGACATTTGCTTTTCTTGCCGTTCTTGTCTTCTCTATCTTATCTTTCATTCTTTTAATATAGGCAATGGCGTGTTTCCGTGCACTGATAATTTGATAGCGATAAACCAGACAGGTTATGAAGAAATAGACGATGGCTTGTGTCCAAAGGGCAAAAATCTCGGTGCGAATGTCGTCTAACGTGCCTGCCATAGACGACAAACTGAGGAAGCCACGCACGCCAAAGGTCGACGGAATGAGCCATGCTATGCTCTCCCACATGTCAGGAATGTTAGTGCGAGGCCAGCTGACACCTGTTAAGAACAGGCAAGGAACAGAAGTAAACACCACAAGCAACATTACGTTTTCGCGGTGTCGGACAAGGCACGAAAGTGTCATTCCGAAGAAAATTACCGCTAAAAGATAAGGCACGAGCAGACAAATAAGGTCGGTTGGGCGTGCCAACATCGTGAAATGGAAGAAGTGTGGCACGGCTAAAGTGATGTAGGCAGAAACCACACAGTATATCATGAAGTAGCAAAGCGATTTGCCCAGCACTATTTTAAGTATGCCGTTGTGGTGTTTGCTGATAGGAACAAGGTCTTGATAGCGGTTGTTCTCGCGTGCCGTACCTGCCGAAAGACCAATGCCGAGCAGCAGCGTTTGTTGCAAAATAAGTATTAATACGCCTGGCAGAATGGCGTTTCCGTACCCCCCAGTAACGTTAAACAGTGGTTCTTCAGACACCTCCAAGGGTTGCGTTTGCACCTGTTCGTCTCGCACCGTAATGTTTCCTGGCATATCTTTCAGTCGTTCTTTCCCCATATCGAGCGCCACAGTCTGAGACGTTTGGTATATTGCTTTGTAGGCAAGCATAAGGCTCATGTCGCAATAAATGCTGACATGGGCTTGCTGTCCACGGTAAAATGCCTGCTCAAAGTCTTGCGGA from Prevotella nigrescens harbors:
- the rplU gene encoding 50S ribosomal protein L21 gives rise to the protein MYAIVEINGQQFKVEEGKKLFVNHIKDAEEGKTVEFDKVLLLDNDGTVTVGAPTINGAKVVAEVLNPLVKGDKIIVFKMKRRKDYRKKNGHRSHFTQVEIKTINA
- the rpmA gene encoding 50S ribosomal protein L27, which gives rise to MAHKKGVGSSKNGRESHSKRLGVKIGGGQKIIAGNIIVRQRGNRHYPGENVAQGKDDTLYALADGIVYFHRGKYNKSKVSVLSEEAYAAKTKTPEA
- a CDS encoding ABC transporter permease translates to MEKNTNSRRTNANSNLIVSICYIWWIEMKNTIKDEGVLIFFILVPLFYPLLYSWIYNNEVVRNVPVVVVDQSHTATSRQFIRMFNASPDVEVACYCNSLPEAKNIVAQQNANGIIYFPQDFEQAFYRGQQAHVSIYCDMSLMLAYKAIYQTSQTVALDMGKERLKDMPGNITVRDEQVQTQPLEVSEEPLFNVTGGYGNAILPGVLILILQQTLLLGIGLSAGTARENNRYQDLVPISKHHNGILKIVLGKSLCYFMIYCVVSAYITLAVPHFFHFTMLARPTDLICLLVPYLLAVIFFGMTLSCLVRHRENVMLLVVFTSVPCLFLTGVSWPRTNIPDMWESIAWLIPSTFGVRGFLSLSSMAGTLDDIRTEIFALWTQAIVYFFITCLVYRYQIISARKHAIAYIKRMKDKIEKTRTARKANVGADNLAENSATENANT